In the Stigmatella erecta genome, one interval contains:
- the cheB gene encoding chemotaxis-specific protein-glutamate methyltransferase CheB: MTVPSSSNPLRVVVAEDSPTARRLLVEILRADPGLEVVGEARDGLEAVELVHRLRPQLVTMDIQMPHMDGLEATRRIMTEVPTPVVVVSTLVERDIQTSMSALRAGALAVLQKLVGPESPDFERESRHLRDTLRAMSAVKVVRHWPQRASVLPPRPAVAPGPRSRPAVVAIATSTGGPAALHRIFSELPADFPLPILVVQHIALGFAEGMARWLDSVTPLKVKVAEDGEPLKPGTVYVAADDRHLGVTTDGRAQVSNAAPVGGFRPSGTFLFRATARAYGAASVALILTGMGQDGLDGLRELRQGGGRVLAQDEATSVVFGMPGVVIAAGLADAVLPLDAISAHLKELAAPPG, translated from the coding sequence ATGACCGTCCCCTCCTCATCCAATCCCCTGCGCGTCGTGGTGGCCGAGGACTCGCCCACGGCCCGAAGGCTCCTGGTGGAAATCCTCCGCGCGGACCCTGGCCTCGAGGTGGTGGGCGAGGCCCGGGACGGCCTGGAGGCGGTGGAGCTCGTGCACCGGCTGCGCCCGCAGCTGGTCACCATGGACATCCAGATGCCGCACATGGATGGCCTGGAGGCCACCCGGCGCATCATGACGGAGGTGCCCACCCCGGTGGTGGTCGTCTCCACGCTGGTGGAGCGCGACATCCAGACGTCCATGTCCGCGCTGCGCGCCGGCGCGCTCGCGGTGCTCCAGAAGCTCGTGGGCCCCGAGTCCCCCGACTTCGAGCGCGAGAGCCGCCACCTGCGCGACACCCTGCGCGCCATGTCCGCGGTGAAGGTGGTGCGGCACTGGCCCCAGCGCGCCAGCGTGCTCCCGCCGCGCCCCGCCGTGGCGCCGGGCCCCCGCTCCCGCCCCGCCGTGGTCGCCATCGCCACCTCCACCGGGGGCCCCGCGGCCCTGCACCGCATCTTCTCGGAGCTGCCCGCGGACTTCCCCCTGCCCATCCTGGTGGTGCAGCACATCGCCCTGGGCTTCGCCGAGGGCATGGCCCGGTGGCTGGACTCCGTCACCCCCTTGAAGGTGAAGGTGGCCGAGGATGGCGAGCCCCTGAAGCCCGGAACCGTCTATGTGGCCGCGGATGACCGGCACCTCGGGGTGACCACCGACGGCAGGGCCCAGGTGTCCAACGCGGCGCCGGTGGGGGGCTTCCGCCCCTCGGGCACCTTCCTCTTCCGGGCCACCGCGCGCGCCTACGGCGCCGCCTCCGTGGCGCTCATCCTCACCGGCATGGGGCAGGACGGGCTGGATGGGCTGCGCGAGCTGCGTCAGGGCGGCGGCCGGGTGCTCGCCCAGGACGAGGCCACCTCCGTCGTCTTCGGCATGCCCGGCGTGGTGATCGCCGCGGGGCTCGCCGACGCCGTGCTCCCGCTGGACGCCATCTCCGCCCACCTGAAGGAGCTGGCCGCCCCCCCGGGGTGA
- a CDS encoding PAS domain-containing sensor histidine kinase: MNEQSTGWADVFKALPTPAYLLDDAGKIQACSASGAQVLGMAPVALTGLRWGELQVDRETLARLEAERARLLVTGMPCTLQLPWPSPEGLRLHTFQLAPVTGPGGALRVLVTAQPLSEAETVYARALELEQAARAEVETAERRRSFLYQAMTTLFAHPPDPQGMYTLLAHLAVPDLADWCLVDALDQGASVCRRAVACLDPTLEGRARALPQRMELRPDAPVGLLRVLRTGESELVPAVTDSLLRAAAAEPHHPALLTQLQAGSYMIVPLRARGNALGAVTFVSSGSGRRYGPEDLALAEDLCQRASLAIDNARLFGESRRATRAREDLLAVVSHDLKNPLGVVQLGSALLLRERPNVARDEHVHKHATRIRDASDRALRLISDLLDWGRLEEGHLPLDTREVDTSALVMEAVDSIRPLAEAHGLQVVVELPDGLPRVLCDRGRVLQVLGNLLGNAVKFTEAGGRVTVGARVQGEEARLYVRDTGKGIPPEQLAYVFDRYWQAKDSVSRGTGLGLAIAKGLVQAHGGRIEAQSTLGEGSTFSFTLHAVPASDERVLHS; encoded by the coding sequence ATGAATGAGCAGAGCACTGGGTGGGCGGATGTCTTCAAGGCCCTGCCGACACCCGCCTACCTGCTCGATGACGCAGGGAAAATCCAGGCTTGCAGCGCCTCGGGCGCCCAGGTGCTCGGCATGGCCCCCGTGGCCCTGACGGGGCTTCGCTGGGGAGAGCTCCAGGTCGACCGGGAGACCCTGGCCCGGCTGGAGGCCGAGCGGGCCCGCCTGCTGGTGACGGGCATGCCCTGCACCCTGCAGCTGCCCTGGCCCTCGCCCGAGGGCCTGCGCCTGCACACCTTTCAGCTGGCCCCCGTGACGGGCCCCGGCGGCGCCCTGCGCGTGCTAGTGACCGCGCAGCCCCTGTCCGAGGCGGAGACGGTGTACGCGCGCGCCCTGGAGCTGGAGCAGGCCGCCCGCGCCGAGGTGGAGACCGCCGAGCGCCGCCGCTCCTTCCTGTACCAGGCGATGACGACGCTGTTCGCCCACCCGCCGGATCCGCAGGGCATGTACACGCTGCTGGCGCACCTGGCCGTGCCGGACCTGGCCGACTGGTGCCTGGTGGACGCGCTGGACCAGGGCGCCTCGGTGTGCCGGAGGGCGGTGGCGTGCCTGGACCCGACGCTGGAGGGGCGCGCGCGCGCCCTGCCCCAGCGCATGGAGCTGCGGCCCGACGCGCCCGTGGGGCTGCTGCGCGTGCTGCGCACCGGCGAGTCCGAGCTGGTGCCCGCGGTGACGGACTCGCTGCTGCGCGCCGCGGCCGCCGAGCCGCACCACCCCGCGCTCCTCACCCAGCTCCAGGCCGGCTCTTATATGATCGTCCCGCTCCGGGCGCGGGGCAACGCGCTGGGCGCCGTCACCTTCGTCTCCTCGGGCTCGGGGCGCCGCTATGGCCCGGAGGACCTGGCCCTGGCGGAGGACCTGTGCCAGCGCGCCAGCCTCGCCATCGACAACGCGCGCCTGTTCGGCGAGTCCCGCCGCGCCACGCGCGCGCGAGAGGATCTGCTGGCCGTCGTGTCCCACGACCTGAAGAACCCGCTGGGCGTGGTGCAGCTGGGCTCGGCGCTGCTCTTGCGCGAGCGGCCCAACGTGGCCCGGGACGAGCACGTGCACAAGCACGCCACCCGCATCCGGGACGCCTCGGACCGGGCGCTGCGGCTCATCTCGGACCTGCTGGACTGGGGGCGCCTGGAGGAAGGGCACCTGCCGCTGGACACGCGCGAGGTGGACACCTCGGCGCTGGTGATGGAGGCGGTGGACAGCATCCGCCCGCTGGCGGAGGCGCATGGGCTCCAGGTGGTGGTGGAGCTCCCGGACGGGCTGCCGCGCGTGCTGTGCGACCGGGGCCGCGTGCTCCAGGTGCTGGGCAACCTGCTGGGCAACGCGGTGAAGTTCACCGAGGCCGGGGGCCGCGTCACCGTGGGCGCCCGGGTGCAGGGCGAAGAGGCCCGGCTCTACGTGCGCGACACCGGCAAGGGCATTCCCCCCGAGCAGCTCGCCTACGTCTTCGACCGCTACTGGCAGGCCAAGGACTCCGTCAGCCGGGGCACCGGCCTGGGGCTGGCCATCGCCAAGGGGCTCGTCCAGGCCCACGGCGGCCGCATCGAGGCGCAGAGCACCCTGGGCGAGGGCAGCACCTTCTCCTTCACCCTGCACGCGGTTCCCGCCTCCGACGAGCGCGTCCTCCACTCCTGA
- a CDS encoding glycoside hydrolase family 1 protein translates to MSHRPLLLVSLLAAACSDSARFEPDAARTALLGTQLPRGFLLGTSTSSHQVEGGNTNDWTRWEQERFPDGSPHIKDERPSGEAADSWNRFDADVRSMQVLGANAYRFGLEWSRLEPAPGVWNAEAAERYRQWARTLRLRGITPMVTLYHFTLPLWVSDMGGWENPATLEAFEAYTARVAEALGGEVDLWCTVNEPNVYAVQGYLDGIWPPGKKDTKAMAAVLDRLIEAHARAARQLRALDTVDADGDGHATRIGLAHHARLFQAASGSMADTAATALTDAFFNNSVPEALRTGRIRLSVPGSTSIDREVEGLKDSVDYFGLNYYTRDYIRQDLGDAALARQYTPKGKVVNDLGWELYPEGLYLFLQRYAALGVPILITENGMPDRSGERRPRFLQTHLYAVEEALAEGVNVGGYFHWSLIDNFEWAEGYEPKFGLFAVDLDSPDKRRTETPAVRAFQDIARNLGLTPSP, encoded by the coding sequence ATGAGCCACCGCCCCCTGCTGCTCGTGAGCCTGCTCGCGGCCGCGTGCTCGGACAGCGCCCGCTTCGAGCCGGACGCGGCGCGCACCGCCCTCCTCGGCACCCAGCTGCCCCGGGGCTTCCTGCTGGGCACCTCCACCTCCTCGCACCAGGTGGAGGGCGGCAACACGAACGACTGGACGCGCTGGGAACAGGAGCGCTTCCCGGACGGCAGCCCGCATATCAAGGATGAGCGGCCCTCCGGCGAGGCCGCGGACTCGTGGAACCGCTTCGACGCGGATGTGCGCTCCATGCAGGTGCTGGGCGCGAACGCCTACCGCTTCGGGCTGGAGTGGAGCCGGCTGGAGCCCGCCCCGGGCGTGTGGAACGCGGAGGCCGCGGAGCGCTACCGGCAGTGGGCCCGCACGCTGCGCCTGCGGGGCATCACCCCCATGGTGACGCTCTACCACTTCACCCTGCCGCTCTGGGTGTCGGACATGGGCGGGTGGGAGAACCCCGCCACGCTGGAGGCCTTCGAGGCGTACACGGCCCGGGTGGCCGAGGCGCTCGGCGGCGAGGTGGACCTGTGGTGCACGGTGAACGAGCCCAACGTGTACGCCGTGCAGGGCTACCTGGATGGCATCTGGCCCCCGGGCAAGAAGGACACGAAGGCCATGGCCGCGGTGCTCGACCGGCTCATCGAGGCGCACGCCCGCGCCGCGCGCCAGCTGCGCGCCCTGGACACCGTGGACGCGGACGGGGACGGCCACGCCACGCGCATTGGCCTGGCCCACCACGCGCGCCTGTTCCAGGCGGCCTCCGGCTCCATGGCGGACACCGCCGCCACGGCCCTCACCGACGCCTTCTTCAACAACAGCGTCCCCGAGGCGCTGCGCACCGGCCGCATCCGCCTGTCCGTGCCGGGCTCCACCTCCATCGACCGCGAGGTGGAGGGCCTCAAGGACTCCGTCGACTACTTCGGCCTCAACTACTACACGCGCGACTACATCCGGCAGGACCTGGGCGACGCCGCCCTGGCCCGCCAGTACACCCCGAAGGGGAAGGTGGTGAATGACCTGGGCTGGGAGCTGTACCCGGAGGGGCTCTACCTCTTCCTCCAGCGCTACGCCGCCCTGGGCGTCCCCATCCTGATTACCGAGAACGGCATGCCCGACCGCTCCGGCGAGCGCCGGCCGCGGTTCCTGCAGACCCACCTGTACGCCGTGGAGGAGGCCCTCGCGGAGGGAGTGAACGTGGGGGGATACTTCCACTGGAGTCTGATCGATAATTTCGAATGGGCGGAAGGGTACGAACCCAAATTCGGTCTTTTTGCGGTGGACCTGGACAGTCCGGACAAGCGCCGCACGGAAACACCCGCGGTGAGAGCATTCCAGGACATCGCGCGCAATCTCGGCCTCACGCCGAGCCCCTAG
- a CDS encoding ATP-binding protein: MASSPAVAGDGGLADPALDGERLRLCMEAARLGTWDWQLAEGRIRWSDNIASLLGGVPGGPGDTYEAFLQRVLAEDRSRFAQQVAAALEKPSAFDAEFRVYVPEGGPRWMRARARVLAEQGRAVRMLGVLQDISLEKKAEEESRRATDFQEQLLGIVSHDIRSPLGAIISWARIMAAGGPPPEEQQRTFRRITSAALRIERLTRLLLDFARAQLGGGIILEPRRADMHELLQQVSHQFRVAYADRSLVCEKEGEDTGGMWDPDRLAQVVSNLLENALKYSPPDTPVRLAARARKEHVVLEVHNQGKPVPPELMPQLFEPFRSGPQASRTAKTSYGLGLYIVREIVRAHGGTIEVRSDIEEGTTFTVSLPRLPPVAAELMRRPAPVGPGPKRG, translated from the coding sequence GTGGCGTCCTCCCCTGCCGTGGCCGGGGACGGGGGCCTCGCGGACCCGGCGCTGGACGGCGAGCGGCTGCGGCTGTGCATGGAGGCGGCGCGGCTGGGCACGTGGGACTGGCAGCTCGCCGAGGGCCGCATCCGCTGGTCCGACAACATCGCCTCGCTCCTGGGCGGGGTGCCCGGCGGGCCCGGGGACACCTACGAGGCCTTCCTCCAGCGGGTGCTCGCCGAGGACCGCTCGCGCTTTGCCCAGCAGGTGGCCGCCGCGCTGGAGAAGCCCTCGGCGTTCGACGCCGAGTTCCGCGTGTACGTGCCCGAGGGGGGCCCGCGGTGGATGCGGGCCCGGGCGCGGGTGCTCGCCGAGCAGGGCCGGGCGGTGCGGATGCTGGGGGTGCTCCAGGACATCAGCCTGGAGAAGAAGGCGGAGGAGGAGTCGCGCCGCGCCACGGACTTCCAGGAGCAGCTGCTGGGCATCGTCAGCCACGACATCCGCAGCCCCCTGGGCGCCATCATCTCCTGGGCGCGCATCATGGCCGCCGGCGGCCCCCCGCCCGAGGAGCAGCAGCGCACCTTCCGGCGCATCACCTCCGCGGCGCTGCGCATCGAGCGGCTCACCCGGCTGCTCCTGGACTTCGCCCGGGCGCAGCTGGGCGGCGGCATCATCCTGGAGCCCCGGCGGGCGGACATGCACGAGCTGCTCCAGCAGGTGTCCCACCAGTTCCGGGTGGCGTACGCGGACCGCTCGCTGGTGTGCGAGAAGGAGGGCGAGGACACCGGCGGCATGTGGGATCCAGACCGGCTGGCGCAGGTGGTCTCCAACCTCCTGGAGAACGCGCTCAAGTACAGCCCGCCGGACACGCCCGTGCGGCTGGCGGCCCGGGCGCGCAAGGAGCACGTGGTGCTGGAGGTCCACAACCAGGGCAAGCCCGTGCCCCCCGAGCTGATGCCGCAGCTCTTCGAGCCCTTCCGCAGCGGCCCGCAGGCCTCGCGCACGGCGAAGACGAGCTATGGCCTGGGGCTCTACATCGTCCGGGAAATCGTCCGGGCCCACGGGGGCACCATCGAGGTGCGCTCGGACATCGAGGAGGGCACCACCTTCACCGTGAGCCTGCCCCGCCTGCCCCCCGTGGCCGCGGAGCTGATGCGCAGGCCCGCGCCCGTGGGCCCCGGCCCGAAGCGGGGCTGA
- the cheB gene encoding chemotaxis-specific protein-glutamate methyltransferase CheB has translation MQSPVRVLVVDDSAFARKVLRQVLSAARGVQVLDTARDGLDALEKISELRPDVITLDLMMPHLDGLGVLKALATLPSPPRVVVVSTAEEDSELAVCALQAGAVELVHKPTALATERLYEMGEELVAKVLTAASAHVRPGVAEQPVVKARVQPVPRPTNKLVVVGTSTGGPAALGRLLAALPGDFPVPLALALHIPAGYTDALARRLDKQSALEVLEAAEGVELKPGRAVLAQAGMHLSLTRRDGSAWAKLSREPAGTPHHPSVDVLFQSAVAGWGQDVVGVVLTGMGDDGLAGARAIHAAGGRVLTESPESCVVYGMPRVVVEAGLSHASAPLESMAALLARSVR, from the coding sequence ATGCAGTCGCCGGTTCGGGTGCTGGTGGTGGATGACTCGGCGTTCGCGCGCAAGGTGCTGCGGCAGGTGCTCTCCGCCGCGCGGGGCGTGCAGGTGCTGGACACCGCGCGGGATGGGCTGGATGCGCTGGAGAAGATTTCCGAGCTGCGCCCGGACGTCATCACCCTGGACTTGATGATGCCGCACCTGGACGGGCTGGGGGTGCTCAAGGCCCTGGCCACCTTGCCCTCGCCGCCGCGCGTGGTGGTGGTGAGCACCGCGGAGGAGGACAGCGAGCTGGCGGTGTGCGCGCTCCAGGCGGGCGCGGTGGAGCTGGTGCACAAGCCCACGGCGCTCGCCACCGAGCGCCTCTACGAGATGGGCGAGGAGCTGGTGGCCAAGGTGCTCACGGCGGCGAGCGCCCACGTGCGCCCGGGCGTGGCGGAGCAGCCGGTGGTGAAGGCCCGGGTGCAGCCTGTCCCCCGGCCCACCAACAAGCTGGTGGTGGTGGGCACCTCCACGGGGGGCCCCGCGGCGCTGGGGCGGCTCCTGGCGGCGCTGCCGGGGGACTTTCCCGTGCCGCTGGCGCTCGCGCTGCACATTCCCGCGGGCTACACGGATGCGCTGGCGCGAAGGCTCGACAAGCAGAGCGCGCTGGAGGTGCTGGAGGCGGCCGAGGGCGTGGAGCTGAAGCCGGGGCGCGCGGTGCTCGCCCAGGCGGGCATGCACCTGTCGCTCACCCGCCGGGACGGCAGCGCCTGGGCGAAGCTGTCGCGCGAGCCCGCGGGCACGCCCCACCACCCCTCGGTGGACGTGCTCTTCCAGAGCGCGGTGGCCGGCTGGGGCCAGGACGTGGTGGGCGTGGTGCTCACCGGCATGGGCGACGATGGGCTGGCCGGCGCGCGCGCCATTCACGCCGCGGGGGGCCGGGTGCTCACCGAGTCCCCCGAGTCCTGCGTGGTGTACGGCATGCCCCGGGTGGTGGTGGAGGCGGGCCTGTCCCACGCCAGCGCCCCGCTGGAGAGCATGGCGGCGCTGCTGGCGCGCTCCGTGCGCTGA
- a CDS encoding CheR family methyltransferase, with the protein MASLALTPPVFAILSALIEQRAGLHYGPEDRELLADKVSSRALEAGFESLLDYYYFLRYDPGGPAALDVLVDALLVHETYFFRDALPLEALVGEVLVPAVREGHKPRVWCAACSTGEEPLTLAMMLADQGVLKDVRLVASDLSPRVLDRARRGEYNLRSMRALPPGIEGRYLDVVEGRPRVRQELVAAVEWRRVNLVDTEAIAALGPFDAILCRNVLIYFQDEVARRVVDALTRVLVPGGPLLVGTSESLMRFGTALLCEERRGAFFYVRPKESP; encoded by the coding sequence ATGGCCTCACTGGCACTCACGCCGCCCGTTTTCGCCATCCTCTCGGCGCTCATCGAGCAACGGGCGGGGCTTCACTATGGGCCAGAAGACCGGGAGCTGCTGGCGGACAAGGTGTCCTCCCGCGCGCTCGAGGCGGGCTTCGAGTCGTTGCTCGACTACTATTACTTCCTCCGCTACGACCCGGGCGGCCCCGCGGCGCTGGACGTGCTCGTGGACGCGCTGCTGGTGCACGAGACGTACTTCTTCCGGGACGCGCTGCCGCTGGAGGCGCTGGTGGGGGAGGTGCTGGTGCCCGCGGTGCGCGAGGGGCACAAGCCCCGGGTGTGGTGCGCGGCGTGCTCCACCGGCGAGGAGCCGCTGACGCTGGCGATGATGCTGGCGGACCAGGGCGTGCTGAAGGACGTGCGCCTGGTGGCGAGCGACCTGAGCCCGCGGGTGCTCGACCGGGCCCGGCGCGGCGAGTACAACCTGCGCTCGATGCGGGCGCTGCCCCCGGGCATCGAGGGGCGCTACCTGGACGTCGTGGAAGGGCGGCCGCGCGTGCGCCAGGAACTGGTGGCCGCGGTGGAGTGGCGCCGGGTGAACCTGGTGGACACGGAGGCCATCGCGGCCCTGGGCCCCTTCGACGCCATCCTCTGCCGCAACGTGCTCATCTACTTCCAGGACGAGGTGGCGCGCCGGGTGGTGGACGCCCTCACCCGGGTGCTCGTCCCGGGAGGGCCCCTGCTGGTGGGCACCTCCGAGTCCCTGATGCGCTTTGGCACCGCGCTGCTGTGCGAGGAGCGGCGCGGGGCCTTCTTCTACGTACGGCCGAAAGAGAGTCCTTGA